Proteins encoded in a region of the Bacteroidota bacterium genome:
- a CDS encoding C25 family cysteine peptidase: protein MKRFFIVLAILAISVSVMAQSWVNMGSATQEPAKIKLISSNITTSVFKINLRGFSLNSVTTPQGNSVIPALGNTGYIQQAGAPDLPVASASLIIPDLGNMTISIVSSNYTDFPNVDIAPSKGNLLRTIDPASVPYTYGAVYSQNSFYPGNLVSLNDPYILRDFRGQAAMIYPFQYNPVTKVLRVYSEIVVKMESAGGLSGTNTFNRTKQITAIDTEFKNVYDSHFLNYKQNPKYTALGEHGKMLVVCYDAFMSDMQPFVDWKNDEGVPTEMVSVTTAGGTATNIKTYVTNYYNTNGLTFLLLVGDAAQLPTFTVAGGGSDPTYGYLVGNDHFQEIFVGRFSAENAAQVTTQVNRSISYELTPTMTPGKFNHCTAIGSDQGPGDNNEYDYQHQQVILAKLMNYTYTAETALFDGTQASPDAAGNPTPAMVTADVNAGTGIITYTGHGADNAWGTTGFANTDVTSLTNTSMWPFILSVACVNGNFTAGTCFAEAWMRYTYNGLPAGAVATFMSSINQSWNPPMASQDESVSILTEAYTNNIKRTYGGICVNGNLKMNDLYSDYNMTDTWHIFGDPSLMVRTANPMSMTVTHSPQINLGETSLAVNCNVEGALVCLTIHHQIIGTAYVVGGIANITFPAQMNPDTILVTATAFNYVPYQGDVYIIAATFPNDAQTAQIIEPASVYSCSGLSVLPTVVLRNLGTTALTNCTLYCNYDGVITSQSWSGNLAQYATDTVIFQAITLTTGAHLIKTYTSLPNGVSDDNTNNDSLQRSITVNNAVVSAGFTADITSTCQAPASVQFTNTSANALSYSWDFGDGSTGTDANPAHDYLTLGTYTVVLTASAGVCGDDTETLIDYITVGAEPPVTSDTSFCVSGIAVLNASGNGSLTWYDAATGGNILTTGTTYTTPTLTSTTTYYVENSVVSAPAYVGNPDTNSNGTMFNNNSTYGEIFDCYTPLTLVSVLVNAQTTASRTITLVNSGGTTLQTATVNIPAGMSRVTLNFAIPADTGLQLLCSTYPNMYRNTTNLAYPYVLPGYISINRSNAGGGNAYLRYYYFYDWELQTPNCVSARIPAIVNVSSNTPSAAFISNITGHTATFTDQSTNAASWLWYFGDGNTSTLQNPAHTYATDGAYTIKEVVYNGCGADSITQNIEINTAGIKHNASSQNISIYPNPANGQVYVSVTSSDNAVEILLYDVTGKQVFARAETGVSLDGATTHVLDVSRLRNGLYFMVIRTGETVMTKKLVIAGK from the coding sequence ATGAAAAGATTTTTTATTGTATTGGCCATACTGGCAATTTCCGTGAGTGTAATGGCTCAGAGTTGGGTAAATATGGGTTCTGCAACACAGGAACCTGCAAAAATAAAACTCATCTCATCTAATATAACTACCTCCGTTTTTAAAATAAACCTGCGTGGGTTTTCACTTAATTCTGTCACAACGCCACAGGGAAATTCTGTAATTCCTGCCCTCGGAAATACAGGATATATTCAGCAGGCAGGTGCTCCCGACCTTCCGGTGGCATCGGCATCTCTTATTATCCCTGATTTGGGCAATATGACAATCAGCATTGTTTCATCAAATTATACCGATTTCCCGAATGTTGATATTGCACCATCGAAAGGTAATTTGCTGCGCACTATTGATCCGGCAAGTGTTCCCTATACTTATGGCGCAGTTTATTCTCAAAACAGTTTTTATCCCGGGAATCTGGTATCACTTAACGATCCTTATATTCTCAGGGATTTCAGGGGACAGGCTGCGATGATTTATCCATTCCAGTACAATCCGGTTACAAAAGTTTTAAGAGTGTATTCAGAAATTGTTGTTAAAATGGAATCTGCCGGTGGGCTGAGCGGAACAAATACTTTTAACCGCACAAAACAAATCACTGCCATCGACACCGAATTTAAGAACGTGTACGATTCACACTTCCTGAATTACAAGCAAAATCCGAAATACACAGCACTTGGCGAGCATGGTAAAATGCTGGTGGTTTGCTATGATGCATTTATGAGCGACATGCAGCCTTTTGTAGACTGGAAAAATGACGAGGGCGTCCCAACAGAAATGGTAAGTGTAACAACTGCCGGCGGAACAGCTACAAATATTAAAACTTATGTTACGAATTATTACAACACCAACGGTCTTACCTTTTTATTGCTTGTGGGCGATGCCGCACAGCTCCCCACATTTACCGTTGCCGGCGGAGGCTCCGACCCTACCTATGGTTACCTTGTCGGGAACGATCATTTTCAGGAAATTTTTGTAGGTCGTTTTTCTGCTGAGAATGCTGCACAGGTCACAACTCAGGTGAACCGCAGCATTTCATACGAGCTTACGCCAACCATGACTCCGGGCAAATTCAACCATTGCACAGCGATTGGTTCCGATCAGGGACCGGGCGATAATAATGAATATGATTACCAGCATCAGCAGGTGATTCTTGCCAAGCTTATGAACTATACATATACTGCCGAAACGGCCTTGTTCGACGGTACGCAGGCGTCGCCCGACGCTGCCGGAAATCCCACACCCGCCATGGTAACAGCCGATGTAAATGCGGGAACGGGCATCATCACCTATACAGGACATGGTGCTGATAATGCCTGGGGAACGACAGGTTTCGCCAATACCGATGTGACCAGCCTTACTAATACAAGCATGTGGCCATTTATTTTATCGGTTGCCTGTGTGAACGGTAATTTCACAGCAGGAACCTGCTTTGCCGAAGCATGGATGCGATACACTTACAACGGTCTGCCCGCCGGTGCTGTCGCAACCTTTATGTCGAGTATCAATCAAAGCTGGAACCCGCCGATGGCTTCGCAAGACGAGTCGGTGAGTATACTCACCGAGGCTTATACCAATAACATCAAACGCACTTATGGCGGCATCTGTGTGAACGGAAATCTTAAAATGAATGATTTGTATTCAGATTATAATATGACGGACACATGGCACATTTTCGGCGACCCGTCATTGATGGTACGTACCGCCAACCCCATGAGCATGACCGTAACCCACAGCCCGCAAATTAATCTTGGAGAAACAAGTCTCGCGGTGAATTGCAACGTTGAAGGCGCACTCGTATGTCTTACTATTCATCATCAGATTATTGGAACTGCTTATGTTGTGGGAGGTATTGCCAATATTACCTTCCCTGCACAAATGAATCCTGACACAATTCTGGTAACCGCCACGGCATTCAACTATGTTCCCTATCAGGGCGATGTTTACATAATTGCCGCTACATTTCCGAATGACGCACAAACAGCGCAGATTATAGAGCCCGCATCGGTTTATTCATGCTCAGGACTATCGGTACTGCCAACAGTAGTTCTTCGTAATTTAGGTACAACGGCACTTACAAATTGTACGCTGTACTGCAATTACGACGGCGTGATTACGTCTCAGTCGTGGAGCGGAAATCTGGCACAATATGCAACTGACACTGTGATTTTTCAGGCAATAACACTCACAACAGGTGCTCACCTGATTAAAACATATACGTCGCTGCCTAACGGTGTGAGCGATGATAATACGAATAACGACAGTCTGCAGCGGAGTATTACAGTCAATAATGCAGTGGTGAGTGCGGGTTTTACTGCCGATATCACCAGCACTTGTCAGGCACCTGCAAGCGTTCAATTTACAAATACCAGTGCCAATGCCCTTTCCTATTCATGGGATTTTGGTGACGGCAGCACCGGGACCGATGCAAATCCTGCACATGATTATTTAACCCTGGGCACATACACAGTTGTACTTACGGCCTCGGCCGGTGTGTGCGGAGATGACACAGAAACACTGATTGATTATATCACAGTCGGCGCAGAACCTCCCGTAACTTCTGATACTTCATTCTGCGTTTCAGGCATTGCAGTTTTAAACGCATCAGGCAACGGAAGCTTAACATGGTATGATGCGGCTACCGGAGGCAATATTCTGACAACGGGAACAACATATACTACCCCAACTCTCACTTCTACCACAACCTATTATGTTGAAAATTCAGTTGTTTCAGCCCCTGCATATGTTGGGAACCCAGACACCAACTCTAACGGAACAATGTTTAATAATAACAGCACCTATGGTGAAATTTTTGACTGTTATACACCATTAACACTCGTTTCTGTTCTGGTAAATGCACAAACTACTGCCAGCAGAACAATCACTTTAGTGAATAGTGGTGGCACTACCTTACAAACGGCCACGGTTAATATTCCTGCCGGGATGAGCCGCGTCACACTGAACTTTGCGATACCCGCCGATACAGGTCTTCAACTGCTCTGTTCTACCTATCCCAATATGTACCGAAATACAACCAACCTTGCGTATCCTTACGTACTTCCGGGTTACATAAGTATTAACCGAAGCAATGCAGGAGGTGGAAATGCCTATTTGCGTTATTATTATTTCTATGACTGGGAACTTCAAACCCCTAATTGCGTAAGTGCAAGGATTCCCGCGATTGTGAATGTAAGTTCTAATACTCCTTCGGCTGCCTTTATTTCAAATATAACAGGCCATACTGCCACGTTTACCGACCAGTCGACCAATGCTGCATCATGGCTGTGGTATTTCGGCGATGGCAATACCAGCACACTGCAAAACCCTGCACATACCTACGCAACCGACGGCGCTTATACGATTAAAGAAGTCGTATATAACGGCTGTGGCGCCGACAGCATCACACAGAATATTGAAATAAACACCGCAGGCATTAAGCACAATGCATCATCACAGAATATCAGCATATACCCAAATCCGGCAAACGGACAGGTTTATGTCAGTGTTACATCGAGTGATAATGCTGTGGAAATTCTGCTGTATGATGTTACCGGTAAACAGGTTTTTGCAAGAGCAGAAACCGGTGTTTCACTTGATGGTGCAACTACTCACGTGCTTGATGTAAGTCGACTGCGGAATGGCCTGTATTTTATGGTTATCCGGACAGGAGAAACGGTAATGACAAAGAAATTGGTAATTGCCGGAAAATAA
- a CDS encoding C25 family cysteine peptidase translates to MKKSFTSGIVVTMIFFVLSTFTPSLFAGNPENNTGLKVTANTDYGLTLVNTLSADDIKTIKVNTSRGLFSELVIKDFGTSMIIGEPRLPVLKKLIEIPQGANVVVKIKNAIWKTYSLSDLQIPFDVMPSQPSLSKSADVKTVPFKYNEALYSQNNFLERNTASVIELGTMRGTRLGRLEISPVQYNPAGRLIKVCTSMEIEITFENADIAATQALKANTYSPYFEPGYSKILNYKNDHLKSNLTQYPVKYVIVADPMFQSALQPFIQWKTKKGFTVIEAYTNNPLVGATTTSIKSYLQGLYNAGTPSSPAPSFVLIVGDIAQVPAFAGTTGTHVSDLYYCEYTGDKLPELYYGRFSATSVAELQPQIDKTLEYEKYLMPHPSYLDTCVMIAGQDPTNGPTYGDGQINYGTDTYFNMAHGLFSHTYLYAVSGSSSSQIIQNVSTGCAYLNYTAHGGPDGFSNPSFTVTDVNSLTNNHKYGLLVGNCCLTNKFDETVCFGEALLRASGKGSVGYIGGSNSTYWDEDYWWGVGARTFPSGNPPLHATYDASGLGAYDRTFHDHGESFAQWFTTQGQMVVAGDLAVMQAGGSSDYYWEIYHLMGDPSLMIYYGVPDAMTVAYNSLMPLGSTNFTVTTNAPFAYAAISKAGVLYGAALADTNGVANITLSPIGIPVTADVVVTCQNRQPYVGTVAVASPAGPYVLYTKNHPVDQSGSDTIVDNNDTINLDVTLKNFGAATANGVNATITSADAFIAITDNSQTYGAIASNTSSTQAGAYVFNVADAVPDQHIAHFDIAISDNNSNSWTSDFDLKVNAPILAIGNFAIDDAALGNGNGSLDHSETVDIIINTLNTGHADALTTQGVLTTNSPYITITTGTHNFGTLNKLSNADAIFTLDVSPTVPDTAVVKLTYTVTSGSRVVALDYFIPIGQAMEDWETGTMAKYHWQTSGSAPWSVSNVNPYEGLYCNKSGTISDNQQSDLFIAMNVTMADTISFFRKVSCEQGSVYSDWWDFLDFSIDGVSQQRWDGELGWAKAEFPVTTGAHTFKWSYVKDYSTSSGSDAAWIDFIMFPPVMAVSSIEKNALNTATRLSCYPNPAHGITSLEFSLASASTVSLKIFDIRGREVRSILNNHTKQAGTYTLLFDASQFEAGIYSVVLVTDDKSLSTKLVVIN, encoded by the coding sequence ATGAAAAAATCTTTCACTTCAGGCATCGTGGTAACGATGATATTCTTTGTTCTAAGCACTTTTACACCCTCATTATTTGCAGGTAATCCGGAGAATAATACCGGTTTGAAAGTTACTGCAAATACTGATTATGGACTCACATTGGTAAATACGTTATCGGCAGACGATATTAAAACCATTAAAGTAAATACGAGCCGCGGTCTGTTCAGTGAACTGGTGATAAAAGATTTTGGAACCAGCATGATTATTGGGGAGCCCCGGCTTCCGGTACTTAAAAAACTGATTGAGATTCCGCAGGGCGCGAATGTTGTTGTCAAAATAAAGAATGCCATTTGGAAAACGTACAGTCTGAGCGACCTTCAGATACCGTTCGATGTGATGCCATCACAGCCGTCGCTGAGTAAAAGTGCCGATGTTAAAACTGTGCCTTTTAAATATAACGAAGCGCTTTACAGCCAGAACAATTTCCTTGAACGCAACACCGCAAGCGTTATTGAACTGGGCACCATGCGTGGCACGCGTCTGGGACGCTTAGAGATTTCGCCCGTACAATATAATCCGGCAGGCAGACTTATAAAAGTTTGCACGTCTATGGAAATTGAAATAACGTTTGAAAATGCCGATATTGCAGCAACGCAGGCTTTAAAAGCAAACACTTATTCTCCGTATTTTGAACCGGGATATTCGAAAATTCTTAACTATAAAAATGACCATTTAAAATCAAACCTGACTCAATACCCGGTAAAATATGTGATTGTTGCCGACCCGATGTTTCAGTCGGCACTGCAGCCCTTCATACAATGGAAAACAAAAAAAGGTTTTACTGTAATTGAAGCCTATACCAATAATCCATTGGTTGGAGCAACTACGACTTCTATCAAATCATATTTGCAGGGATTATACAATGCGGGAACGCCTTCAAGCCCTGCACCATCTTTTGTTCTGATTGTCGGAGATATTGCTCAGGTGCCCGCTTTTGCAGGTACTACCGGCACACACGTATCCGATTTGTATTATTGCGAATATACCGGCGATAAGCTGCCGGAACTTTATTATGGACGGTTTTCGGCAACTTCAGTTGCAGAATTGCAGCCCCAAATTGACAAGACGCTGGAGTACGAAAAATACCTGATGCCCCACCCGTCGTATCTTGATACCTGCGTGATGATAGCCGGTCAGGATCCGACTAACGGACCTACCTACGGCGACGGTCAGATTAATTACGGGACCGATACGTATTTCAATATGGCTCACGGCCTTTTTTCCCACACCTATCTTTATGCAGTTTCCGGAAGCAGTAGCTCACAAATTATTCAAAATGTCAGTACCGGTTGTGCTTACCTCAACTATACCGCGCATGGCGGGCCCGACGGATTTTCCAATCCCTCATTTACGGTAACCGATGTAAATTCGTTGACAAACAATCATAAATATGGTTTGCTTGTGGGCAATTGTTGTTTGACAAACAAATTTGATGAAACGGTTTGTTTCGGTGAAGCACTGCTGCGCGCCAGTGGTAAAGGCTCGGTGGGCTATATCGGTGGGTCAAACAGTACGTATTGGGATGAAGATTACTGGTGGGGTGTGGGCGCACGAACCTTTCCGTCAGGCAACCCACCCTTGCACGCAACTTACGATGCATCTGGCTTAGGTGCTTACGACAGAACGTTCCACGACCATGGCGAATCATTTGCACAATGGTTCACAACCCAAGGGCAAATGGTGGTTGCGGGCGATTTGGCAGTTATGCAGGCAGGTGGTTCATCTGACTACTACTGGGAAATTTATCACCTTATGGGCGACCCCTCATTGATGATTTATTATGGTGTTCCCGATGCTATGACGGTTGCGTATAATTCACTTATGCCGCTTGGTTCAACTAACTTTACCGTTACAACAAACGCGCCTTTTGCATATGCCGCGATTAGTAAAGCCGGTGTACTGTATGGCGCTGCACTTGCCGATACAAACGGTGTTGCAAACATCACGCTGTCGCCTATCGGCATCCCCGTCACAGCTGATGTAGTGGTAACCTGCCAGAACAGGCAACCTTATGTAGGCACTGTGGCTGTAGCATCTCCTGCCGGACCGTATGTTTTATACACAAAAAATCATCCGGTTGACCAAAGCGGATCAGACACAATTGTAGATAATAATGATACTATTAATCTCGACGTTACACTGAAGAATTTTGGTGCGGCAACCGCCAACGGTGTGAATGCCACAATTACATCAGCCGATGCTTTTATTGCCATCACTGATAATTCCCAAACCTATGGAGCCATTGCTTCGAACACATCATCAACACAAGCAGGAGCCTATGTTTTCAATGTTGCAGACGCAGTTCCCGATCAGCATATCGCACATTTCGACATCGCAATAAGCGATAATAACAGCAATTCATGGACATCTGATTTTGATTTAAAAGTGAATGCTCCGATTCTGGCAATCGGCAATTTCGCTATTGATGATGCGGCTCTGGGCAATGGGAACGGCTCACTTGACCATAGCGAAACCGTTGACATTATAATCAATACGCTGAATACCGGACATGCCGATGCACTGACAACACAGGGCGTATTGACAACCAACAGTCCGTATATCACTATAACCACCGGCACTCATAATTTCGGCACGCTGAATAAACTTTCCAATGCGGATGCTATTTTCACGCTTGACGTTTCACCTACAGTACCTGATACCGCTGTTGTTAAACTGACCTACACGGTGACTTCTGGAAGCCGCGTTGTTGCACTTGATTATTTTATTCCAATCGGGCAGGCCATGGAAGACTGGGAAACCGGTACTATGGCAAAATACCACTGGCAAACTTCAGGAAGCGCGCCATGGTCTGTCAGTAATGTGAATCCTTACGAAGGATTATACTGCAATAAATCGGGGACCATCAGCGATAATCAGCAGTCAGATTTATTTATTGCTATGAACGTGACCATGGCTGATACCATTTCATTTTTCCGTAAAGTATCGTGCGAGCAAGGCTCAGTTTATAGTGACTGGTGGGATTTTCTGGATTTCTCTATTGATGGTGTAAGCCAGCAACGCTGGGATGGTGAGCTTGGATGGGCAAAAGCCGAATTTCCTGTAACAACAGGCGCTCATACGTTCAAATGGTCGTATGTGAAAGATTACAGCACATCGAGCGGCAGTGACGCTGCATGGATTGACTTTATTATGTTTCCGCCGGTAATGGCCGTCAGCTCAATTGAAAAAAACGCGTTAAATACGGCAACCCGTTTAAGCTGTTACCCGAACCCCGCGCATGGAATTACAAGTCTGGAATTCAGCCTCGCGTCCGCATCGACGGTAAGTCTTAAAATATTTGATATCCGTGGCCGTGAAGTTCGTTCAATACTGAATAACCACACAAAGCAGGCCGGAACATACACCCTGCTGTTCGATGCTTCTCAATTTGAAGCGGGCATTTATTCAGTCGTTCTGGTAACAGATGATAAATCATTGAGTACAAAACTTGTTGTAATAAATTAA
- a CDS encoding isoprenylcysteine carboxylmethyltransferase family protein, protein MHRYFVLSSFIVLGIAFLGVLISHRMRGHEFMGKPPLRKSLFILGKICVFGSWLFFLLKAVFPSIGYIPVPEFLSWTATAVLIPAILIFVISFFQLGTALKMGLPNESTTLRTSGLYRFSRNPIYAAVFMMFFASLMYFPDPLNFCLAIIGTIIHYRTTLSEEKFLLQRFGSEWTMYTSRTRRYL, encoded by the coding sequence ATGCACCGGTATTTTGTACTGTCATCATTTATTGTGTTGGGAATTGCATTCTTGGGGGTTCTCATCAGCCATCGGATGCGTGGTCATGAATTTATGGGGAAGCCACCGTTAAGAAAGTCACTGTTCATTCTCGGCAAGATATGTGTTTTCGGCAGCTGGCTTTTTTTTCTTCTCAAAGCCGTGTTTCCTTCAATCGGCTATATTCCTGTTCCTGAATTTTTATCATGGACAGCTACAGCTGTTTTAATTCCGGCAATCCTGATTTTCGTAATTTCTTTTTTTCAGCTGGGCACCGCACTTAAAATGGGGCTGCCCAACGAAAGCACAACGTTGCGCACTTCAGGCTTGTATCGCTTTTCCCGTAATCCTATCTATGCTGCGGTTTTTATGATGTTCTTTGCATCACTTATGTACTTTCCCGACCCGTTGAACTTCTGTTTAGCCATTATAGGTACAATCATTCACTACCGAACGACCCTGTCCGAAGAAAAATTTCTGTTGCAGCGTTTCGGCAGCGAATGGACCATGTATACATCACGGACACGTCGATATTTATAG
- the mutY gene encoding A/G-specific adenine glycosylase translates to MKIIHTTFILWYNKHKRSLPWRLTNDPYKIWVSEIILQQTRVDQGLAYYNRFIEAFPDVFSLADAGEEQVLKCWQGLGYYSRARNMHHAAQQIVADYNGRFPDTHEEIIKLKGIGEYTAAAILSIAFNKAYPVVDGNVVRVLSRLFGIEKAYDTADGKKEILQLATSIISDDNPGTYNQAVMEFGALCCTPQKPGCSDCVFKKKCKALATGTPENFPVKMVKTTVTERHYLYFVITSGSGNLKKICLRKRTTAGILKNLYDFPCIESLIPLYFNNISTHPEFQSLFGKTAVTSGKLSTEYLHKLSHISMHVRFVQIHLPKKLQKENLVWVAYNEIKQYPVPRLIEKYLAAASIL, encoded by the coding sequence ATGAAAATAATCCATACTACATTTATTTTATGGTATAATAAGCATAAACGCAGCCTGCCCTGGCGACTGACAAACGACCCTTATAAAATTTGGGTTTCGGAAATTATTTTACAGCAAACACGTGTCGACCAGGGACTTGCATATTATAACAGGTTTATTGAAGCCTTTCCCGACGTTTTTTCACTGGCAGATGCCGGCGAAGAGCAGGTGCTTAAATGCTGGCAGGGACTTGGTTATTATTCCCGTGCCCGGAATATGCACCACGCTGCTCAACAAATAGTGGCAGACTATAATGGCCGCTTTCCGGATACACATGAAGAAATAATTAAACTCAAAGGCATTGGCGAATATACAGCTGCCGCAATCTTATCCATCGCATTTAATAAGGCATATCCTGTTGTTGACGGCAATGTTGTGCGCGTACTTTCACGCCTTTTTGGTATTGAAAAGGCATATGATACGGCCGATGGCAAAAAAGAAATTCTGCAACTTGCCACATCTATAATAAGCGATGACAATCCCGGCACATACAACCAGGCCGTGATGGAATTCGGAGCACTTTGCTGTACACCTCAAAAACCGGGCTGTTCAGATTGTGTCTTTAAAAAGAAATGCAAGGCTCTGGCGACTGGAACACCTGAAAACTTCCCGGTGAAAATGGTTAAAACAACAGTTACCGAACGGCACTATCTCTATTTTGTTATTACTTCCGGAAGCGGCAACTTAAAAAAAATATGCCTTCGCAAACGCACCACAGCCGGGATTTTGAAAAACCTATATGATTTCCCTTGCATTGAGTCCTTAATACCACTATATTTCAACAACATTTCCACACATCCAGAATTTCAGTCATTGTTTGGAAAAACAGCCGTTACATCTGGCAAATTAAGCACTGAATACCTTCATAAGCTGAGCCATATAAGCATGCACGTACGGTTTGTACAAATCCATCTTCCCAAAAAACTTCAAAAAGAAAATCTGGTTTGGGTTGCCTATAATGAAATCAAGCAATATCCCGTTCCGCGGCTGATAGAAAAATATCTTGCAGCGGCGTCCATTCTATAA
- a CDS encoding HU family DNA-binding protein yields the protein MTKAEIVAEIANKTGIEKVAVQATVESFMECMKASLAKGENVYLRGFGSFIIKKRAQKTGRNISKNTTIVIPAHYIPAFKPAKVFANEVKKSVK from the coding sequence ATGACAAAAGCAGAAATTGTAGCAGAAATCGCTAACAAAACAGGAATTGAAAAAGTTGCCGTTCAGGCAACTGTTGAATCATTCATGGAATGTATGAAAGCTTCACTTGCAAAAGGTGAAAACGTTTACCTCAGAGGCTTTGGAAGTTTTATCATTAAGAAACGTGCTCAGAAAACCGGACGGAATATTTCAAAGAATACAACCATTGTTATTCCTGCGCATTATATTCCCGCATTCAAACCTGCTAAAGTATTTGCTAACGAAGTAAAGAAAAGCGTTAAATAA
- a CDS encoding Rne/Rng family ribonuclease — MNKELIIDSGPAEVTIALLEEKRLVELHKEKNNNNYSVGDVYLGRVKKIVSGLNAAFVDVGYEKDAFLHYLDLGPQVRSVLKYTRSCISAAQPSISEDTFNFEKDIDKSGKISNILTANMDILVQIAKEPISSKGPRITGELAIAGRYLVLVPFSDRISVSQKISNNDERNRLKRLLISIKPKNFGVIIRTVAQNKKVAELIGDLDDLVKKWDNLIGRLPQAHPPRKVLSEMDRSSAILRDLLNESFNSIYVNDQDLYDELKSYVRTIAPDKTDIVKLHKSKTPIFEHFGVDKQIRNLFGKKVTLKNGVYIIIEHTEAMHVVDVNSGHRMNNQINQEANALAVNMDAATEIARQLRLRDMGGIIVIDFIDMHLATNRRILFDKLREEMLTDNSKHTILPPSKFGLVQITRQRVRPETSVKILEKCPVCEGTGEIKASITLLDEIENHIRYLIDEQNEVKLKLVVHPYVYAFIMRGFFTRRWKWYRRFHKWIGISSDSTYHFLEYHFFNGKGDEIKL, encoded by the coding sequence GTGAACAAGGAATTAATTATAGACTCCGGTCCTGCCGAGGTCACTATCGCCCTTCTTGAAGAAAAGAGACTGGTTGAGCTGCATAAGGAAAAGAATAATAACAATTATTCTGTCGGAGATGTTTATCTCGGCAGAGTAAAGAAAATTGTTTCCGGACTGAACGCTGCCTTTGTAGATGTTGGCTACGAAAAGGACGCTTTTTTGCATTACCTCGACCTTGGTCCTCAGGTGCGTTCGGTGCTCAAGTATACCCGTAGCTGCATATCTGCTGCACAGCCCAGCATTTCAGAAGATACCTTCAACTTCGAAAAAGATATTGATAAATCCGGAAAGATATCAAACATCTTAACCGCGAATATGGATATCCTTGTTCAGATTGCAAAAGAACCGATATCCAGCAAAGGCCCGAGAATAACGGGCGAACTTGCCATTGCAGGCAGATACCTCGTTCTGGTTCCTTTTTCAGACAGAATATCAGTATCACAGAAAATCAGCAACAACGATGAACGCAACCGACTCAAAAGGCTGCTGATCAGCATTAAACCAAAGAATTTTGGTGTAATCATCCGTACCGTTGCTCAAAACAAAAAAGTTGCCGAGCTGATTGGCGATCTGGACGATCTGGTTAAAAAATGGGATAACCTTATCGGAAGGCTTCCTCAGGCACATCCTCCACGCAAAGTTCTGAGCGAAATGGATAGGTCATCAGCTATTTTACGCGACCTGCTCAACGAATCGTTCAACTCCATTTACGTGAACGATCAGGATTTGTACGATGAGCTTAAAAGCTACGTGCGCACCATTGCACCCGATAAAACAGACATTGTAAAATTACACAAGTCTAAAACACCCATTTTTGAGCATTTCGGCGTTGACAAGCAGATACGAAACCTGTTTGGCAAAAAAGTGACCCTTAAAAATGGTGTCTATATCATTATTGAGCATACCGAAGCCATGCATGTTGTTGACGTGAACAGCGGTCATCGCATGAATAACCAGATCAATCAGGAAGCCAACGCACTTGCCGTTAACATGGATGCTGCAACAGAAATTGCACGCCAGCTCAGGCTTCGCGATATGGGCGGCATCATTGTCATCGACTTTATTGATATGCACCTTGCCACAAACAGGCGCATACTCTTTGATAAACTCCGTGAAGAAATGCTCACGGATAATTCAAAACACACCATTTTACCGCCGAGTAAATTCGGGCTTGTTCAAATCACCAGACAAAGGGTCCGCCCCGAGACCAGCGTGAAAATACTTGAGAAATGCCCCGTTTGCGAAGGAACAGGCGAAATTAAAGCCAGCATCACCCTGCTCGACGAAATTGAGAATCATATCCGTTATCTCATCGATGAACAAAATGAGGTGAAGCTCAAACTCGTGGTGCATCCCTACGTTTACGCTTTTATTATGCGGGGATTTTTCACACGCCGCTGGAAATGGTACCGCCGTTTCCACAAGTGGATCGGTATCAGCTCAGACAGCACGTATCATTTCCTCGAATACCATTTTTTTAATGGTAAAGGCGACGAGATAAAACTGTAA